GCTCATTGCAGATACAATGGATGAGATCAATAATGGTAACTCTGTAGTTGCAGAGACCACTGAGGCTCTTGATGCTATGCAGCACAGCGTTGAGGAAATCACAGACATGATCATCCAGACAGGAGATCTTGCAGAAGAGCAGGCTCAGAGCATGGACGAGATTGATAAGGGTATTGAGATGATCTCCAATGTTGTACAGAGCAATTCTGCTACAGCTGAGCAGTCAAGCGCTGTATCTCAGGAGCTTTCCGAGCAGTCAGAGTCGCTTAACAGCCTCATCGGACAGTTTACGATAAGTGAATGACGATTTTAATATGATGTCTGTCAATTCAGTTCCGAAAGGTTTACCTTTCGGAACTGTTTTTACGTATATATATTTGTATTAATCCCATATTTTCGGTAAAATTATTAAGAATACACTTTTTTTCAAATTAGTTGTGAGGGGAAACTATTTGATGAAGAAAAAAATCATGAAGATCATGCTGGTCATATCTTCAATTCTTTTGATACTATTTGGATTCTTTACCGTGCAGATGATGACTAATGTCAGGGATATCACACTACGAAATTCCGAGAAGACCGGAAAACAGGTGGAAGAGTACTCTGACAAGGCTATGCGCGATCAGATTACGGGACGTCTTAGTGCAACAGCGCTAGGATGTGCCTATATTCTAAATGAAATGTTCAGCGATTTCGCCGGATCAGTGGCTCTGAATGCAGAAGCTGCAACCGATATCTACACAAATCCCGAAAAATATGGAAATGCAAGGGTCACAAGACCTGAGAAGTTTGAAATTGGACAGATGAAAGCCCAGTTCGTCTATGCGGAAGGTGTAAATCCCAATGACGTGGATATTAGAAAAGAACTGGCTATGATCGGAAATCTTCAGGGAAATCTTACTGCCATGTATGGTCAGTACAATCAGCTGGGGGCTTCTTATATTGGCACTGAAACCGGAATATTGCTCCTGGCAGGCCCTGTACTCCAGGAAAGATGGGACAGCAATGGCAATTATGTTCATCTGGACCCAAGACAGCGCCCCTGGTACCGCAAGGCCAGAATGACCCAGAAGGTAAGCTTTACAGATATTCAGAATGACTATGACACAGGCAGACAGGCCATAATGTGCGGAGCTCCGATTTATAAAGGGAAAACCTTTGTAGGAGTTGCCGGGGCAGGACTATACCTTGAAGGCATTGAGAAAATGATGATGAATGCAAGAATAGGTGATGAAGGTGATTCCTGCATTATCAACGGCAAGGGAAAAGTTATCTTTTCCTCTAGAAAAGAAGGACAATTAGAGCCGCAGTCACTTCTTATAGAGGATAAGGATAAAGATGTAGCTTCTTTTGCAGCCAAGGCAGCCAGCGGAGAGAGCGGACTGGAACTTTTGGATATCGATGGAGTTACCTGTTATCTTGCTTATTCTCCGGTAGAAATTGTTGGATGGTCACTTGTATCAATAATTCCAGAAAAGACAGTGCTTGCACCCAATGAAAACCTGATGACTTCGATCAGAGACAGTCAGGATGAAGAACATACAGCGATACTCAGCATTATCAGGACAGCTCTTTTTAACATGCTGACACTTATAGTAGCAATGGGAATCATTACTGTCATCTTGTCCAGCTTTCTGAGTGAGCGTT
The sequence above is a segment of the Butyrivibrio proteoclasticus B316 genome. Coding sequences within it:
- a CDS encoding SpoIIE family protein phosphatase produces the protein MKKKIMKIMLVISSILLILFGFFTVQMMTNVRDITLRNSEKTGKQVEEYSDKAMRDQITGRLSATALGCAYILNEMFSDFAGSVALNAEAATDIYTNPEKYGNARVTRPEKFEIGQMKAQFVYAEGVNPNDVDIRKELAMIGNLQGNLTAMYGQYNQLGASYIGTETGILLLAGPVLQERWDSNGNYVHLDPRQRPWYRKARMTQKVSFTDIQNDYDTGRQAIMCGAPIYKGKTFVGVAGAGLYLEGIEKMMMNARIGDEGDSCIINGKGKVIFSSRKEGQLEPQSLLIEDKDKDVASFAAKAASGESGLELLDIDGVTCYLAYSPVEIVGWSLVSIIPEKTVLAPNENLMTSIRDSQDEEHTAILSIIRTALFNMLTLIVAMGIITVILSSFLSERFVRPITLLTSKVHDLEGDQLDFEWNEDTGDEVQELATTFKQMTDRMKTYIDDIQKATAEKERIGVELGLATRIQASMLPHEFPPFPDRKEFDIYALMDPAKEVGGDFYDFFLIDDDHLGLVMADVSGKGIPAALFMMISKVILQSCAMLGTSAAETLNKTNDALSSSNQTEMFVTVWFGILEISTGNLSCANAGHEYPAIKRADGCFEIYKDKHGFVIGGMDGVKYKEYNIKLEHGDKIFLYTDGVPEATNSEVKMFGTERMLQALNKDASAGPEKLLQNVKDAVADFVGDAEQFDDMTMLCFEYK